One Drosophila santomea strain STO CAGO 1482 chromosome X, Prin_Dsan_1.1, whole genome shotgun sequence DNA segment encodes these proteins:
- the LOC120456413 gene encoding probable cytochrome P450 318a1, translating into MHLNVALWACGALLAVLLTWQQRKCWRLIWQLNGWRGVVQQPVLWFLLCINLHPNSILEKVSQYRVYFQRPLAVLVGTRVLLYIDDPAGMECVLNAPECLDKTFLQDGFFVRRGLLHARGKKWKLRRKQLNPAFSHNIVASFFDVFNSVGNQIIEQFLSQPHLHGQAVKFTDAEDLLSRAVLEVSCLTIMGTPTNFTQLDDAHIAHSYKRLLEISAVRVVKPWLQIRLLHRLLAPELYEESRKCAKLLEDFVGGIVRTKHRNWRLRDAVGGEKSGEDSSSCGWQRRIFIEQIFQLAANGEMTLEEIMDEAQSMVLVSFETVSNSIMLALLCLATNKGDCQRRLLAEIRALVSPDGTGQVAVSLEQLQQLRYLDAFVSESLRLLATVPMNLRHVSRDFPLAGRQRETIVPQNSIVVLDTFNMQRDERWWGATAKQFDPQRFLDQQQEPSNPGSGSGSGSRSGSGEPRRQRDRRHSYSFLPFSNGLRSCIGRRYGLFIMKVFLVKLVSNFDFQSDFQLEKLQFVENISLKFKNADDILLSIQPHNQSMEST; encoded by the exons ATGCACCTGAACGTGGCCCTGTGGGCGTGCGGCGCCCTTCTGGCGGTGCTCCTCACCTGGCAGCAACGCAAGTGCTGGCGGCTCATCTGGCAGCTGAACGGATGGCGCGGCGTTGTCCAGCAGCCAGTTCTCTGGTTCCTCCTCTGCATCAATCTGCATCCAAACA GCATTCTGGAGAAGGTATCCCAGTATCGTGTGTACTTCCAGCGCCCGTTGGCCGTACTCGTGGGCACCCGAGTCCTGCTCTACATCGATGATCCCGCCGGCATGGAATGCGTCCTCAATGCGCCCGAGTGCCTGGACAAGACCTTTCTGCAGGATGGCTTCTTCGTGCGTCGCGGTTTGCTGCATGCCAGAG GGAAAAAATGGAAGTTGCGTAGAAAGCAGCTGAATCCCGCCTTCAGTCACAACATTGTGGCCAGTTTCTTCGATGTCTTCAACTCGGTGGGCAACCAGATAATCGAACAGTTCCTATCGCAGCCCCATCTTCACGGACAGGCAGTCAAGTTTACGGATGCCGAGGATTTGCTCAGTCGAGCCGTGCTGGAGGTATCCTGTT TGACTATTATGGGCACTCCAACCAATTTCACGCAATTGGATGACGCGCACATTGCCCACAGTTACAAGCG ACTTTTGGAGATCTCAGCCGTGCGAGTGGTGAAGCCATGGCTCCAGATACGCCTTTTGCACCGCCTCCTGGCCCCGGAACTGTACGAGGAGTCCAGGAAGTGCGCCAAATTGCTGGAGGATTTCGTCGGCGGCATCGTGAGGACGAAGCATCGCAACTGGCGGCTAAGGGACGCCGTTGGTGGTGAAAAGTCTGGTGAGGATTCGTCGTCTTGCGGCTGGCAGAGGCGCATCTTCATCGAGCAGATTTTTCAACTGGCCGCCAATGGCGAGATGACGCTCGAGGAGATCATGGACGAAGCTCAGTCCATGGTACTGGTG TCCTTCGAGACGGTGTCCAATAGCATAATGCTGGCCCTCCTCTGCTTGGCCACCAACAAGGGCGACTGCCAGCGTCGCTTGCTGGCGGAGATTAGAGCCCTGGTTTCACCGGATGGCACCGGTCAGGTGGCGGTCAGcttggagcagctgcagcagctgcgtTATCTGGACGCCTTTGTCAGCGAATCGCTGCGCCTCCTGGCCACCGTACCGATGAATCTGCGCCACGTCAGTCGCGACTTTCCACTGGCGGGCCGGCAGCGGGAGACGATTGTGCCCCAAAACAGCATCGTGGTGCTGGACACCTTCAACATGCAACGCGACGAGCGCTGGTGGGGCGCCACCGCCAAGCAGTTCGATCCGCAGCGGTTTCTCGaccagcagcaggagccgAGTAATCCtggttcgggttcgggttcgggaTCAAGATCGGGATCGGGGGAACCGAGGAGGCAGCGCGATCGGCGGCACTCCTACAGCTTCCTGCCCTTCTCCAATGGACTGCGGTCGTGTATCG GTCGCCGCTATGGACTTTTCATCATGAAGGTGTTCCTGGTGAAGTTGGTCTCAAACTTTGATTTTCAGAGCGATTTCCAGCTGGAAAAGCTGCAGTTTGTCGAAAACATATCGCTAAAGTTTAAAAACGCCGACGACATCTTGCTGTCCATCCAGCCACATAACCAGTCCATGGAGTCCACTTAG
- the LOC120456414 gene encoding probable cytochrome P450 311a1, whose amino-acid sequence MALWPLLLITLGIWILVRKWTLLLLGTSLPGPWAFPLLGNAQMVGKLRPEFIFLVFTELRDRFGATYRLWLGPQLWVFLHTAEETRQALHDPTLRKAETFLQLEPLIGNGLLISHGGHWTRQRRLLTPAFQPQVLRSFAPAIGGHVERLVRRLAATGGEFLEVTDPLFACLLDAIVDTSMGTQLDTQSVEHSPIIKAFHLSSKLLFKRMINPLLSSDWIFQRTQLWRDLNEQLQVIHTLMESVIEKRAQELLAKEETADRSHNLLDTLLLARFEDRSLSRKQVRDEINTFVFAGVDTTTASMSFVLYALAKYPEAQCRLRKELQDVALDESTDLDALNGLPYLEALIKEVLRLYTIVPTTGRQTTRSTEIGGRTYCAGVTLWINMYGLAHDKEYYPDPYAFKPERWLQEDGAFAPPAFSYIPFSGGPHVCIGRRYSLLLMKLLTAHLVMAFDLKLDQEQAPLKLQAQMVLKAQQGIYVSFSKR is encoded by the exons ATGGCGCTGTGGCCACTGCTACTGATCACCCTGGGCATCTGGATTCTGGTGCGGAAGTGGACACTGCTGCTACTGGGCACCAGTCTGCCGGGTCCGTGGGCGTTTCCACTCCTGGGCAATGCTCAGATGGTGGGCAAACTGAGGCCGGAAT TCATCTTTCTCGTTTTCACAGAGCTGCGCGATCGCTTCGGTGCCACCTATCGCCTGTGGTTGGGTCCCCAGCTCTGGGTGTTCCTTCATACGGCAGAGGAGACGCGACAGGCGCTCCATGATCCCACGCTCCGCAAGGCGGAAACCTTTCTCCAGCTGGAGCCGCTCATCGGCAACGGTCTACTGATCAGCCATGGTGGCCATTGGACACGGCAGCGTCGCCTCCTCACGCCCGCCTTTCAGCCCCAGGTGCTGCGTAGCTTTGCTCCGGCGATTGGTGGGCATGTAGAGCGCTTGGTCAGGCGACTGGCGGCAACCGGTGGCGAGTTCCTGGAGGTCACTGATCCGCTCTTCGCCTGCCTCCTAGACGCCATTGTGG ACACCTCCATGGGCACCCAATTGGACACCCAGTCCGTGGAGCACTCGCCCATCATCAAGGCATTCCATCTGAGCAGTAAGCTCCTCTTCAAGCGCATGATCAATCCGCTCCTCTCCTCCGACTGGATCTTTCAACGCACCCAACTCTGGCGCGATCTCAACGAGCAGCTCCAGGTGATCCACACGCTGATGGAGTCGGTGATCGAGAAGCGCGCCCAGGAGCTGCTGGCTAAGGAGGAGACCGCGGACAGATCCCACAATCTCCTGGACACGCTGCTCTTGGCCAGATTCGAGGATCGATCCCTGAGTCGCAAGCAAGTTCGCGATGAGATCAACACCTTTGTGTTTGCG GGAGTGGATACCACCACGGCCTCCATGTCGTTCGTGCTCTATGCGCTGGCCAAGTATCCCGAAGCGCAATGCCGTCTACGCAAGGAGCTGCAGGATGTGGCGTTGGATGAATCTACCGACCTGGACGCCCTCAATGGGCTGCCCTATCTGGAGGCGCTGATCAAGGAGGTGCTGCGTCTCTATACCATTGTGCCCACCACTGGACGCCAGACGACGCGATCCACCGAGATTGGAGGACGAACCTACTGCGCCGGCGTCACGCTGTGGATAAATATGTACGGATTGGCGCACGACAAGGAGTACTATCCGGATCCGTATGCCTTCAAGCCGGAGCGATGGTTGCAGGAGGATGGCGCTTTCGCCCCACCCGCCTTCAGCTATATACCCTTCTCCGGCGGACCACACGTCTGCATCGGCCGGCGGTATTCCCTGCTCCTGATGAAGCTGCTCACCGCCCACCTCGTCATGGCATTCGATCTGAAACTGGACCAGGAGCAAGCTCCTCTCAAGCTGCAGGCCCAGATGGTACTGAAAGCGCAGCAGGGCATATATGTGTCATTTTCGAAACGATAG
- the LOC120457389 gene encoding ubiquitin carboxyl-terminal hydrolase 7 translates to MEIETDQSIEAMDTQDTQEVEILTSDLQQQQQQQQQTPQQQQNSPPQLPKFKNLIQPQLHAVGAVTQLPSENGNVPPQQLLADSSSTSFGDAEAMGIDDESKEDQFRSETTFSFTVENVVQLKSQRLSPPVYVRMLPWRIMVIPNDRALGFFLQCNGENDSPTWSCNAIAELRLKCHKPDAQPFSRARIKHLFYSKENDYGYSNFISWQELQDSDKSYVHNNSITLEVHVIADAPHGVLWDSKKHTGYVGLKNQGATCYMNSLLQTLYFTNSLRLSVYRIPTEADDSTKSVGLSLQRVFHELQFGDRPVGTKKLTKSFGWETLDSFMQHDVQEFLRVLLDKLESKMKGTTLEGTIPGLFEGKMSSYIKCKNVDYNSTRYETFYDIQLNIKDKKNIYESFQDYVAPETLEGDNKYDAGVHGLQEASKGVIFTSFPPVLHLHLMRFQYDPVTDSSIKYNDRFEFYEQINLDRYLAEGEKTSADYVLHAVLVHSGDNHGGHYVVFINPKADGRWFKFDDDVVSSCRKQEAIEQNYGGMDDEISFHAKCSNAYMLVYIRQSELERVLGDIPENEISSDLVERLDLEKRIEMARRKERSEANLYVSVHVILEEYFENQHKRHLFDLEKAHPRIFRIKQNQTVDELVDMFVKGFGVSRERMRMWNMCTAQTQKFLHFDFVAEASRAIEQIPTSQKPWVIWLELAWPDVSGPLPSFNPKTEVLLFLKYYDARNKRLNYIGCTQQPHTRRLIDLVPEVNRKLGFDADTEMTIFDEYADKKLVNLNEPIESVLFIPQDHLQGHILIFERENVDAKLDLPTVQDYFLDLVYRIEIIFSDKCNPNEPDFTLELSNRYNYDQLTNAVAERLNTDPQKLQFFMCINNYKETAGNAVPYTFKGTIKDLVSYTKLSTPKRIFYQRLSLSIHELDNKKQFKCVWVSSDLKDEKELVLYPNKNDTVKGLLEEAAKKITFAENSRRKLRLMKVSNHKIVAICKDDIPLDTLLKTNESITTTQGAQKTYRIEEVPAEEMQLAENEFLIPVAHFSKELYNSFGVPFLAKARHGEPYGALKQRIQRRLNVPDKEWENYKFSVISMGHNSDVNDNTPVDLEVYRSWTSGQLPFFGLDHINKSRKRSSLNFSEKAIKIYN, encoded by the exons atggaaattgaaacaGATCAGTCTATTGAAGCAATGGACACCCAGGACACCCAAGAGGTCGAGATCCTCACCAGTGacctccagcagcagcagcaacaacaacaacagactccgcaacagcagcagaattCGCCGCCTCAATTGCCCAAATTCAAAAATCTTATCCAGCCACAATTGCACGCCGTTGGCGCTGTAACCCAGTTGCCCAGCGAGAACGGCAATGTGCCGCCACAGCAACTATTGGCGGATAGCAGCTCCACTTCGTTCGGCGACGCCGAGGCCATGGGCATTGACGATGAGTCCAAGGAGGATCAGTTTCGCTCGGAGACCACATTCTCCTTTACCGTCGAGAATGTAGTTCAATTGAAATCGCAGAGACTGTCGCCGCCAGTGTATGTCCGCATGTTGCCATGGAGAATTATGGTCATACCCAATGATCGTGCGCTGGGCTTCTTCCTGCAATGCAATGGTGAGAATGATTCGCCCACCTGGTCATGCAATGCCATTGCTGAGCTGCGTTTGAAGTGCCACAAGCCGGATGCACAGCCATTCAGCCGTGCTCGCATTAAGCATTTGTTCTACTCCAAGGAGAACGACTATGGCTACTCGAACTTCATCTCCTGGCAGGAGCTGCAGGATTCCGACAAGAGCTATGtgcacaacaacagcatcacCCTGGAGGTGCACGTAATTGCGGATGCACCGCATGGCGTTTTGTGGGACTCGAAGAAGCACACAGGCTATGTGGGCCTCAAAAATCAGGGCGCAACCTGCTATATGAACTCGCTGCTGCAGACATTGTACTTCACCAATTCTCTAAGACTGTCTGTGTATCGCATACCCACAGAGGCTGATGATAGCACCAAATCAGTTGGACTATCGCTGCAGCGTGTGTTTCATGAACTGCAGTTTGGTGACCGCCCCGTGGGCACCAAGAAGCTAACCAAGTCCTTTGGCTGGGAGACGCTCGATTCGTTCATGCAGCACGATGTCCAGGAGTTCCTTCGCGTGCTGCTCGACAAGCTCGAGTCAAAGATGAAGGGCACAACACTGGAGGGCACCATACCGGGTCTGTTCGAGGGCAAAATGTCTTCGTACATTAAATGCAAGAACGTTGACTACAACAGCACACGCTACGAGACGTTCTACGACATCCAGCTGAACATCAAGGATAAGAAGAACATCTACGAGTCCTTCCAGGATTACGTAGCTCCCGAGACGCTGGAGGGTGACAACAAATACGATGCTGGTGTGCATGGCTTGCAG GAAGCCAGCAAGGGCGTCATCTTCACTTCATTCCCACCCGTTTTGCATCTGCACCTGATGCGCTTCCAGTACGATCCCGTCACGGACAGCTCGATTAAGTACAACGATCGCTTTGAGTTCTACGAACAGATCAATCTGGATCGCTACCTAGCCGAGGGCGAGAAGACCTCGGCGGATTACGTTCTGCACGCCGTCCTGGTGCACTCTGGCGATAACCATGGAGGGCACTATGTGGTCTTCATTAATCCAAAGGCTGACGGACGTTGGTTTAAGTTCGACGACGATGTGGTCTCCAGTTGCCGCAAGCAGGAGGCGATCGAACAGAACTACGGCGGTATGGACGACGAGATCTCGTTCCATGCGAAGTGCAGCAATGCCTATATGCTGGTCTACATCCGCCAATCGGAGTTGGAGCGCGTCCTAGGCGACATACCAGAGAACGAGATCTCAAGCGACCTGGTGGAGCGCCTCGATCTGGAGAAGCGCATCGAAATGGCGCGACGCAAGGAGCGCAGCGAGGCCAACCTTTATGTGTCCGTGCACGTGATCCTCGAGGAGTACTTCGAGAACCAGCACAAGCGTCACCTCTTCGATCTGGAGAAGGCTCATCCGCGCATCTTCCGCATCAAGCAAAATCAGACTGTCGACGAGCTGGTGGACATGTTTGTCAAGGGTTTCGGAGTGTCGCGCGAACGCATGCGAATGTGGAACATGTGCACCGCCCAGAcgcaaaagtttttgcattttgatttcgTGGCGGAGGCGTCACGCGCCATCGAGCAGATACCGACGTCACAGAAACCGTGGGTCATCTGGCTGGAGCTAGCCTGGCCAGATGTTTCTGGTCCCCTGCCGTCCTTTAATCCCAAGACCGAAGTCCTGCTGTTCCTCAAGTACTATGATGCGCGTAACAAGCGCCTGAACTACATTGGATGTACCCAGCAGCCGCACACCCGCCGCCTCATTGATCTGGTGCCGGAGGTTAATCGGAAACTGGGCTTCGATGCGGACACCGAGATGACCATCTTCGATGAGTACGCCGACAAGAAGCTGGTCAATCTGAACGAGCCCATTGAGAGTGTGCTGTTCATACCGCAGGACCACCTGCAAGGCCACATCCTAATCTTCGAACGTGAAAACGTCGACGCCAAACTCGACCTGCCCACGGTGCAGGACTACTTCCTTGATCTCGTCTATCGCATCGAGATCATCTTCAGCGACAAATGTAACCCCAATGAGCCGGACTTTACGCTGGAGCTGTCCAATCGCTACAACTACGATCAACTCACCAATGCGGTGGCCGAGCGCTTGAATACCGATCCACAGAAGCTGCAGTTCTTTATGTGCATCAACAACTACAAGGAAACGGCGGGCAATGCAGTGCCCTACACATTTAAG GGAACCATCAAAGATCTGGTGTCCTACACCAAACTGAGCACGCCCAAGCGTATCTTCTACCAGCGCCTGTCGCTCAGCATCCATGAGCTGGACAACAAGAAGCAGTTCAAATGCGTCTGGGTGAGCAGCGACCTCAAGGACGAGAAGGAACTGGTGCTGTACCCCAACAAGAACGATACGGTGAAGGGACTGCTGGAGGAGGCGGCCAAGAAGATCACATTTGCGGAGAACAGTCGTCGCAAGTTGCGCCTGATGAAGGTTAGCAATCATAAAATCGTGGCGATATGCAAGGATGATATACCGCTGGATACGCTGCTAAAGACCAACGAGTCAATCACGACCACACAGGGCGCTCAAAAGACTTATCGCATCGAGGAGGTGCCGGCGGAGGAGATGCAGCTGGCGGAGAACGAGTTCCTCATCCCAGTGGCCCACTTCAGCAAGGAGCTGTACAACTCGTTCGGCGTACCCTTCCTAGCCAAGGCACGCCACGGCGAGCCGTATGGTGCGCTAAAGCAGCGCATACAGCGGCGTCTAAATGTGCCGGACAAGGAGTGGGAAAACTACAAATTCTCCGTGATCTCCATGGGCCACAATTCGGATGTGAACGACAATACGCCCGTCGACCTGGAGGTGTATCGCTCGTGGACCAGCGGCCAGTTGCCCTTCTTTGGTTTGGATCACATCAACAAGTCGCGCAAGCGCAGCTCGCTTAACTTTTCCGAGAAGGCCATCAAGATCTACAACTAG
- the LOC120457391 gene encoding pleiotropic regulator 1: MEDVQKHSVHTLIFRSLKRTHDLFVSNQGNLPEIDDSLEKLRRSIKAKDSYGLVLDRAVKIGEARKASGAQTPGDKTLAITDGSAADSGSGAGSLVKYNAGGRPAEKTAPLVTGTHTSLVRASLANSNGDKSANGTTASNLQLIPKKAPSIPKPKWHAPWKLSRVISGHLGWVRCIAVEPGNEWFATGAGDRVIKIWDLASGKLKLSLTGHVSTVRGVAVSSKHPYLFSCGEDRQVKCWDLEYNKVIRHYHGHLSAVYSLALHPTIDVLATSGRDSTARIWDMRTKANVHTLTGHTNTVASVVAQATNPQIITGSHDSTVRLWDLAAGKSVCTLTNHKKSVRSIVLHPSLYMFASASPDNIKQWRCPEGNFVQNISGHTAIVNCMAANNDGVLVSGGDNGTMFFWDWRTGYNFQRFQAPVQPGSMDSEAGIFAMCFDQSGTRLITAEADKTIKVYKEDDEASEESHPVNWRPELLKRRKF, encoded by the exons ATGGAAGACGTGCAAAAGCACAGCGTGCACACGCTGATATTTCGCTCCCTAAAGCGCACCCACGATCTGTTCGTTTCCAACCAGGGAAATCTCCCGGAAATTGATGACAGTTT AGAGAAGTTGCGACGTTCCATCAAGGCCAAGGATAGCTACGGCCTTGTCCTGGACAGGGCGGTGAAGATCGGCGAGGCGAGAAAGGCATCCGGAGCCCAGACGCCGGGCGACAAGACACTGGCCATCACCGATGGCAGTGCGGCGGATTCGGGCAGTGGCGCTGGCAGTCTGGTTAAGTACAATGCCGGCGGCAGGCCAGCGGAGAAGACAGCGCCCCTGGTGACCGGCACTCACACATCGTTGGTGCGCGCCTCTCTGGCGAACAGCAATGGGGATAAGAGCGCCAATGGCACCACCGCCAGCAATTTGCAATTGATACCCAAGAAGGCGCCCAGCATACCCAAACCCAAGTGGCACGCACCCTGGAAGCTGTCGCGCGTCATCTCCGGCCATTTGGGCTGGGTGCGCTGCATCGCCGTGGAGCCGGGCAACGAGTGGTTCGCCACCGGCGCTGGTGATCGTGTAATCAAGATCTGGGACCTGGCCAGCGGCAAACTGAAGCTATCGCTCACCGGTCATGTGAGCACTGTGCGCGGTGTGGCCGTCAGCTCGAAGCATCCGTATCTGTTTAGCTGCGGCGAGGATCGGCAGGTCAAGTGCTGGGATCTGGAGTACAACAAGGTCATACGACACTACCATGGCCACTTATCGGCTGTTTACTCCCTGGCCCTGCATCCCACCATCGATGTGCTGGCGACCTCCGGCCGTGACTCCACTGCCCGCATCTGGGACATGAGGACCAAGGCGAATGTGCACACACTGACGGGACACACGAACACAGTGGCTAGTGTGGTGGCCCAGGCGACGAATCCGCAGATCATCACCGGCTCCCACGACTCCACGGTGCGTCTGTGGGATTTAGCCGCCGGCAAAAGCGTATGCACGCTGACCAATCACAAGAAGTCCGTGCGCAGCATTGTGCTGCATCCATCGCTGTACATGTTCGCTTCCGCTTCGCCGGACAACATCAAGCAGTGGCGCTGTCCCGAGGGCAACTTCGTGCAGAACATCTCCGGCCACACGGCCATCGTCAACTGCATGGCGGCGAACAATGATGGCGTACTCGTCTCGGGCGGCGACAACGGCACCATGTTCTTCTGGGACTGGCGCACCGGCTACAATTTCCAGCGCTTCCAAGCGCCCGTTCAGCCGGGCTCCATGGACAGCGAGGCGGGCATATTCGCCATGTGCTTTGACCAGTCGGGCACCAGGCTAATCACCGCCGAGGCGGACAAAACGATCAAGGTGTACAAGGAGGATGACGAGGCCAGCGAGGAGTCGCATCCGGTTAACTGGCGGCCGGAGCTACTGAAACGCCGCAAATTCTAG
- the LOC120456739 gene encoding LSM12 homolog A: protein MAAAAASAVNAVNDCFSIGSTVVCTTCFNEEVEGEVLAFDHNTKMLILKCRSKSTEELSDIYAMNLSLCSNVQVVKECNGNFDDPQKLNLEQVKMRLRKTVERRQDYLKSKNADVSPEAQELYRAIAKQYGYNEVSWQGLNIQILNEVTISPPYRVDNVVSSSNNETSCNYIKRIIKQFFNTRPSPVPESGATASTSSPSVSPTSSSLASGSPVPAN from the exons atggccGCTGCCGCTGCGAGCGCAGTGAATGCAGTGAACGACTGCTTCAGCATTGGATCCACAGTCGTCTGCACGACCTGTTTCAACGAGGAGGTGGAGGGCGAGGTGCTGGCCTTCGATCATAACACAAAGATGCTTATCCTGA AATGCCGATCCAAGTCTACGGAGGAGCTGAGTGATATCTACGCGATGAACCTCTCGCTCTGCAGCAATGTGCAGGTGGTCAAGGAATGCAACGGCAACTTTGATGATCCGCAAAAGCTGAATCTGGAACAG GTCAAAATGCGCCTGCGGAAAACAGTAGAGCGAAGACAGGACTACTTGAAGTCCAAGAATGCTGATGTCAGTCCAGAGGCACAGGAGCTGTATAGAGCGATAGCCAAACAATACGGG TACAATGAAGTCTCCTGGCAAGGACTAAACATACAAATCCTAAATGAAGTCACCATCTCGCCGCCGTACCGAGTGGACAACGTGGTGTCCAGCTCGAACAACGAAACTTCATGCAACTACATCAAGCGCATC ATCAAACAGTTCTTCAACACGAGGCCATCGCCCGTCCCAGAAAGTGGCGCTACGGCCAGCACCTCGTCACCATCGGTGTCTCCCACGTCCTCATCTCTTGCATCTGGATCGCCGGTTCCCGcaaactaa
- the LOC120456333 gene encoding chromatin accessibility complex 16kD protein has product MVEPKTQPPVERPPSAETFLPLSRVRTIMKSSMDTGLITNEVLFLMTKCTELFVRHLAGAAYTEAFRQQPGETLKYEHLSQLVNKSKNLEFLLQIVPEKIRVHEFKEMLRLNRSAGSDDDDESESGSESDE; this is encoded by the coding sequence ATGGTGGAACCGAAGACCCAGCCGCCCGTGGAGCGTCCACCGAGCGCAGAGACCTTTCTGCCCCTCAGCCGTGTGCGCACGATCATGAAGAGCTCCATGGACACGGGCCTGATCACCAACGAGGTGCTCTTCCTGATGACCAAGTGCACGGAGCTATTCGTTCGCCATTTGGCGGGAGCGGCGTACACGGAGGCATTCCGCCAGCAACCGGGCGAAACGCTCAAGTACGAGCATCTCTCCCAGCTGGTCAACAAGAGCAAGAATCTCGAGTTTCTGCTGCAGATCGTGCCGGAGAAGATCCGGGTGCACGAGTTCAAGGAGATGCTACGGCTAAACCGCTCCGCCGGcagcgacgacgacgatgagtCCGAATCCGGATCTGAGTCGGATGAATAG